A stretch of DNA from Candidatus Bathyarchaeia archaeon:
GTGCAAATTGACCCTAGAGCCCGCTTCGAGTACTTCTTTAACCACCTGCTCAACGCCATTATGGCTGGGCTGGAGTGCCCCATCACCTTCCTGTTTCGCGGTGATGTGCGTGTGAGCGACGCCTCCGCCAACGCTATGCTCCAAGCATTCGACCGGAAGATTCGGATGCATCAGAGGCGGATTAAACGTGCTGTCGAGGCGGAGCTATTTAGGCCGCTGGTGAAGCAACACGGCCATGCGGAGGTGCCACGCATGGTCTGGGGGCCCGTAGAGGTAGAGAAGATTGAGGACAAGATTCGGCGATGGATTGGATTGTTGAATGCTGACGTAATGCTCACCCAAAACACCCGCCACGACTTAGAGAACGAGTTGCGCAAGGGAATGGGCTTAGAACCGCTTCCAACAGCTCCACAGCAAACCAAGCAGGCCATGGATGAACCTACGCTTGACGGTTCGTAAATGCAGTGTACCAGGCAAGTAATTGGATGTAGGAGAAAGCTTGAGAAACTGGGAGGGAGAGCGATGCCTCGACACACGGACTTCGAAAAGATCTACCAGAACTTCCTAGCTCAATATGGCGAGGAGAAAGGCGAGAGCCTCTATTATGCATGGCTAAAGAAACACAGCCTAGACGACACAAAGCCTCTAGAGCCCCAGCGCCCTAAACTTGAGGAAGCGTTCGAGTGGGCTAGCCCTCTGAGTTGGTACGGCTACCATAACATCATCCGTGGGGTCGCGTTAGTGCCTAGAACAAGCCTCAACATGAACCACTACGTGGAGGAGGAGCTAGTAAAGGCTGCCAGAAGCCTCGCCGACAGGCCCATCTACATCAACCATGTTCGTGACGCAACACCCATCCAAGGCCAGTCAGCGCCAGTCGTGGGCAAGATACTCGACGCAGAGTATATCCCAGACCGCGGGCTTGAGTACGTGGGATACATCAGCGACCCAGTCGTCTGGGATCTCGTCCAGCGCCGCGTAATCACGACGGTGAGTGTTGGAGGGCGATACCGCTCAGCTGACTATGAGGACGGTGTAGAGCCCCACGGCCTCGTATTCGAAGAGCTCAGCTTAATCTGGGGAGATGAGAAGCCCAGCGTACCAGAAGCCTACGTGGCTGTCTGGGAGAGAGTCTGCGAGAAGATCCTGAAATATAAAGATGTGGATGGAAGAGAAACTATTGGTTCTGAGAATTCAGACGCCGCCGAGGCTTCCGGCAGACTTGCTCCAAACGAGATTTTAAAAGATCTCGTAGACTCGATCGCTAGGCTGAAGACCGATCTGGCTGAGCTTAGGGCTAAGGTTGCCTTGCTTGAATCCAAGCCGACGCCTAGAAGAATAGTGTGTGAGAGGCTGCACGGCTTAGGGCTTGTAGAGGCACCGGCACAACAGTTAACTGAGCGTGGACTCTTCGACCTTAAAGCTCTAAGGTTGCGCGACGTTATGCCTAGGCGGCGGAGATAACCTTGTGAAGACAGGCATGTTTACTGCTTTGTTTGTTATTCATGGTCATCTGCAATGATGAGAGCCCTTCTCGGGGGCTCAATGTAGGAGCTTTTGGCGGCTGAGGGGGATACTCCCCTGCCATAGTGTGGGAGAGCAAACCAAAGGAGCAAATAACCATGGCCAATGCAGGAGACGTGTACACGTTAGGCATAGTGTTGGATCTCAAGGCAGGCGGAGCCATAAATAGGGGCAGCCCAGTCAAGATCGGTACAGCAAACGGCAAAGTCATCTCCGCTACAGACGGCGCAGACCCTATAGGTGTAGCTTTGAAGGCTGCTAGCGCCGATGGAGACCCAGTTCCTGTGCTCATCTCTGGCGCAGTATACCTGACAGCCTCGGCAGCCATCGCAAGGGGCGCAGCCGTTCAGCCTGCTGGAAACGGCAAAGTCAAGTCTCTAAGCGACCAAGCAGTCGATGAGGGCGGCACGGCAACTTACACCGTATACTATAACAAGAAGCTAGGTAAAGCGCTTGAAGCAGCCTCAGCAGATGGGGATGTGATCCTTGTGCAGCTAGCTCTCTAGGGTGATGGATATGAGAGAAGCGATTGCAGGTGTGAAAATTTGGAAGGAAGACCTTGCAGTTCGACGCCTAGAGGAGAGGCTACGAACTCCGCTCATTTCGGGGATGGTCATTCAAGACGCGCAGAGGGTTCTCCGTGAGAGGTTGAGCACGGCCCTCAGAGATAGGCGATTGAAGGAGGTTCTAGTAAGCGACCAGAGCCAGGCTACTGCGAAGGTGCTTGATATAGTATGGGAGGCAGCGAAACCCCGCCTAATAGGGAGGGAGCTAGTCCAGATATTCGCTAAGGACGACCCCTCACTTAATATCCCAAAGCACTCAACCCCCATAACCGCGAAATACCCTGTTGCAGAGGGTGCAGATGTACCTATCAACATTGGAGCCTTCACATCGGTGACATTGACACCAGAGAAGTCAGGCGTAGCAGTTCCGATCAGTAAAGAGATGGTTGAGGATGCGGCGTGGGATGTTATCGAGTTTCAGTTGGCTGAGGCTGGGCGGGCAATGGCGGAGGTTGAGACTGAGAAGATTATAAGCCAGATGATTGCCGATGCAGGCAATAGTACCCCAGCTGGAACTACAGGCACTCTCGCCTATGATGACCTTGTAGGGGTTCTCGGAATGATTCAAGCGGACAACTTTCTCCAGGACTATATCCAGACTGGTAAGGGCTATCTCGTGGTTCATCCAGATCAATATGCAGACCTACTGAAAGACGATAAGATAAGGGACACCCACGTCTTCGGCGGAACTGTAGCCGTGGCTCCCACGGGACGCATAGAAACTATTCTAGGTCTCAACGTGAGGGTTACCACCAAGATCCCCAGTGGGACAGCCTTAATAGTTGACGCAGAACATGCTGGGGCTCTCTTCATCCGCCGCGACATAACTGTAGAGAACTATGATGACCCCATAAAAGACCTTGCAGGCGCCGTCTTGACAGCTAGGTGGAAGTATGCGACGATGCAGCCAAACGCTATAGGTAAGGTTACAAACTGTTAAGCCTCCTGAAGAGCTTAGGGTCACCCTAAGCGAAACCCAACTGTTTTTCTGGGTCGAGGCTTGGAAGATGCCAATTAAAACTGGGCGATGCCCCAAATGTAGAACCCGCTATTACCAGCGGTTTGACGGTGTATACATCTGTGAATGCCAAATCACGAAAAAAGACGGCAGCCTGATGTCCGCCTATCAACCGGTTGTTGATAGCCTCACCTATGGCTCCAGAGCCATGAATGCCGTCAGAAACGCTAAGGATAGGAATCAAAGAGACTGGCGTATCCGCTTCTGGGATGGTACAGTGAAAGATGAAGATGCTCGACCCTTAGAGGTGAGGCTTAAGCCTTGGAGGTGAGACTTAGTGGGATACACAGACATCGCAACAGTCAGAGCACTGACAGGAGTGACCTCGACAAGCGTCAGCGACCTCGACATAGCTGTCTTCATCGAGGCGGCTGATGCGAAGATAGAAAAACTCCTAGGCGTGTTCTCTGCGCCTCACCCCGTGTTAATCAAACGCCTCTCAACACTTTTGGCGGCAATAGACACAGTCCGGCGTATACCAGAATGGAAGCAGCGCCAAGAGGAACTTCAAGCATGGGAGCGGGAAGTGTGGGAGATCTTCGAGTTATATGGCGGAGCTGCCCGGTTTGAGAAGACCTGAAGTGCTAGGTGTGTGAAATATATTGTTGACAGTTCCCATACCCGCAACTTTTGAAGACACCGTTTGGCTAGCTTTCGGTTTCACGTTCGCCAGGGCATTCGGGAAACGATTCGACCAAGATGTCCAAAACTCAGAGTGGTTCAAGTGTCTCAAAAATTGGCAGAGGTGGCTGGTTCAACGTTTGCTGGACTTCACTCATCATTGGCAGTGGGGGGCTTTGTTGATGCTCTACGCCCCTTGGACCACTGTCTACTGGTTTGGGGTGGGAGTATTCTTGGACGACATACCTGACATTCCTAGGAGAGTCAAAAACTACTTCACACCAACTGTGCTAAACAGCCAGCGACATGTAGGAGGTAGCGCAGTTGAATCTCGAGGACCCTAAGACTACCATAAAGTCACTACTGAGTTACAATTGGGATGTCACCGGTGTAGGCTTCACGCCAATCTTTAGCGACGAATGGTATAACCCTAGAGAGATGTGCCCTCAAGTTGTGGTTAGTCACATCTCAACGCCTATCTGCTATGTTGGCCTCGGGGCTACCAAGCGCCGCTACGAGGGCACATATGCTGTGGATGTGTGGGCGCAGGGAGATGGCGAGAAGCGT
This window harbors:
- a CDS encoding DUF2190 family protein gives rise to the protein MANAGDVYTLGIVLDLKAGGAINRGSPVKIGTANGKVISATDGADPIGVALKAASADGDPVPVLISGAVYLTASAAIARGAAVQPAGNGKVKSLSDQAVDEGGTATYTVYYNKKLGKALEAASADGDVILVQLAL
- a CDS encoding phage major capsid protein, with the protein product MREAIAGVKIWKEDLAVRRLEERLRTPLISGMVIQDAQRVLRERLSTALRDRRLKEVLVSDQSQATAKVLDIVWEAAKPRLIGRELVQIFAKDDPSLNIPKHSTPITAKYPVAEGADVPINIGAFTSVTLTPEKSGVAVPISKEMVEDAAWDVIEFQLAEAGRAMAEVETEKIISQMIADAGNSTPAGTTGTLAYDDLVGVLGMIQADNFLQDYIQTGKGYLVVHPDQYADLLKDDKIRDTHVFGGTVAVAPTGRIETILGLNVRVTTKIPSGTALIVDAEHAGALFIRRDITVENYDDPIKDLAGAVLTARWKYATMQPNAIGKVTNC